One Cucurbita pepo subsp. pepo cultivar mu-cu-16 chromosome LG07, ASM280686v2, whole genome shotgun sequence genomic region harbors:
- the LOC111798741 gene encoding MADS-box protein SVP-like isoform X2: MAREKIKIKKISNLTARQVTFSKRRRGLFKKAEELSVLCDAEVALLVFSATGKLFEFSSSSVKDVITRYNLHSSNLGELEDPSLDLQLENSSHARLTKEVADMSHQLRHMRGEDLQGLNLEDLKQLEGVLEVGLDRVLQTKERKIMNEINALELKGARLMEENRTLNRQMIRLSNQRRPLLVVSDVPVPEEGVSSDSAANVYSCNSGPPADDDSSDTSLKLG; this comes from the exons ATGGCGAGGGAGAAAATCAAGATTAAGAAGATCAGCAACTTAACGGCGAGGCAAGTGACGTTTTCGAAGCGACGGCGAGGGCTTTTCAAGAAGGCGGAGGAGTTGTCGGTGCTCTGCGACGCCGAGGTGGCGCTGCTCGTCTTCTCCGCTACCGGAAAGCTCTTCGAGTTTTCCAGTTCCAG CGTTAAGGATGTTATTACAAGATACAATTTGCACTCCAGCAACCTTGGAGAGTTGGAAGATCCATCCCTTGACCTACAg CTCGAGAATAGCAGCCACGCTCGGTTGACCAAGGAAGTTGCAGATATGAGCCATCAACTGAg gCATATGAGAGGAGAGGATCTTCAAGGATTGAATTTAGAAGATTTGAAGCAATTGGAAGGAGTGCTTGAAGTAGGCCTCGATCGTGTTCTTCAAACTAAg GAAaggaagattatgaatgaaattaatgCGCTTGAGCTTAAg GGAGCCAGATTGATGGAAGAGAATAGGACGCTGAATCGGCAG ATGATAAGGTTGTCGAATCAAAGAAGGCCACTGCTGGTAGTTTCCGACGTTCCGGTGCCGGAAGAAGGGGTTTCGTCGGACTCCGCCGCCAATGTGTACAGCTGCAACAGCGGCCCTCCCGCCGACGACGACAGCTCCGATACATCTCTCAAATTAGGGTGA
- the LOC111798741 gene encoding MADS-box protein SVP-like isoform X1 codes for MAREKIKIKKISNLTARQVTFSKRRRGLFKKAEELSVLCDAEVALLVFSATGKLFEFSSSSVKDVITRYNLHSSNLGELEDPSLDLQLENSSHARLTKEVADMSHQLRHMRGEDLQGLNLEDLKQLEGVLEVGLDRVLQTKERKIMNEINALELKGARLMEENRTLNRQMIRLSNQRRPLLVVSDVPVPEEGVSSDSAANVYSCNSGPPADDDSSDTSLKLGLACPN; via the exons ATGGCGAGGGAGAAAATCAAGATTAAGAAGATCAGCAACTTAACGGCGAGGCAAGTGACGTTTTCGAAGCGACGGCGAGGGCTTTTCAAGAAGGCGGAGGAGTTGTCGGTGCTCTGCGACGCCGAGGTGGCGCTGCTCGTCTTCTCCGCTACCGGAAAGCTCTTCGAGTTTTCCAGTTCCAG CGTTAAGGATGTTATTACAAGATACAATTTGCACTCCAGCAACCTTGGAGAGTTGGAAGATCCATCCCTTGACCTACAg CTCGAGAATAGCAGCCACGCTCGGTTGACCAAGGAAGTTGCAGATATGAGCCATCAACTGAg gCATATGAGAGGAGAGGATCTTCAAGGATTGAATTTAGAAGATTTGAAGCAATTGGAAGGAGTGCTTGAAGTAGGCCTCGATCGTGTTCTTCAAACTAAg GAAaggaagattatgaatgaaattaatgCGCTTGAGCTTAAg GGAGCCAGATTGATGGAAGAGAATAGGACGCTGAATCGGCAG ATGATAAGGTTGTCGAATCAAAGAAGGCCACTGCTGGTAGTTTCCGACGTTCCGGTGCCGGAAGAAGGGGTTTCGTCGGACTCCGCCGCCAATGTGTACAGCTGCAACAGCGGCCCTCCCGCCGACGACGACAGCTCCGATACATCTCTCAAATTAGG GCTTGCATGCCCAAATTGA
- the LOC111798741 gene encoding MADS-box protein SVP-like isoform X3 translates to MAREKIKIKKISNLTARQVTFSKRRRGLFKKAEELSVLCDAEVALLVFSATGKLFEFSSSSVKDVITRYNLHSSNLGELEDPSLDLQLENSSHARLTKEVADMSHQLRHMRGEDLQGLNLEDLKQLEGVLEVGLDRVLQTKGARLMEENRTLNRQMIRLSNQRRPLLVVSDVPVPEEGVSSDSAANVYSCNSGPPADDDSSDTSLKLGLACPN, encoded by the exons ATGGCGAGGGAGAAAATCAAGATTAAGAAGATCAGCAACTTAACGGCGAGGCAAGTGACGTTTTCGAAGCGACGGCGAGGGCTTTTCAAGAAGGCGGAGGAGTTGTCGGTGCTCTGCGACGCCGAGGTGGCGCTGCTCGTCTTCTCCGCTACCGGAAAGCTCTTCGAGTTTTCCAGTTCCAG CGTTAAGGATGTTATTACAAGATACAATTTGCACTCCAGCAACCTTGGAGAGTTGGAAGATCCATCCCTTGACCTACAg CTCGAGAATAGCAGCCACGCTCGGTTGACCAAGGAAGTTGCAGATATGAGCCATCAACTGAg gCATATGAGAGGAGAGGATCTTCAAGGATTGAATTTAGAAGATTTGAAGCAATTGGAAGGAGTGCTTGAAGTAGGCCTCGATCGTGTTCTTCAAACTAAg GGAGCCAGATTGATGGAAGAGAATAGGACGCTGAATCGGCAG ATGATAAGGTTGTCGAATCAAAGAAGGCCACTGCTGGTAGTTTCCGACGTTCCGGTGCCGGAAGAAGGGGTTTCGTCGGACTCCGCCGCCAATGTGTACAGCTGCAACAGCGGCCCTCCCGCCGACGACGACAGCTCCGATACATCTCTCAAATTAGG GCTTGCATGCCCAAATTGA